The DNA window CCCAACAGGCCCCGGACTTGCCTACTTTGAACTTTGGATGAACTTTAAAATCGCCGTGAGGTTTTTTATTTCTCAAGGGAAAAATAGCATATAAATCGCAGCTCCAGAGATACAAAATTTTATGCGATggggaatttgcaggtgtctgaaatttgatgaattccgtgtttgaatggacgctgtcaagtgagctgaacacgaggataaccttggttcataaattgaacaattattggaggagatgtgacaaaatgatctaatctgttAAAATGCATGCGGTTAAAATGGGAAatgtcgccagatgacgtcactaggcggcgcattttctcacccttaaatctatttttataccatttcccatatcagaaaaaaattataaaacatatTGTGAAATCAGATCttaaagcactttcagatgaagcaataaaaaaatctcgtgcaaattctccaatcaTTTGCGtggaatttcatcaaatatttgTACTTTTCTCGGTGATATTTTCGGCGATCCCGCGGCAATGCGgctttgctgccgtgctaagcaagaacgccgtaaatccatcgagATCTTcgcgcgttttttggaacttaagactttataaaataaaacctgttttacccatgcacctcaaattttcaggttgtgctcttgatagtatttgcgaaagaattgtGTAAAAACACTGTCCCGAGGTACACACGTTTtcctgctatgatacattgtttccgaaaaaatgaaaatggcgtTCACGGCGTTTTTGAGTTGCGCGGCAGATTGGTGTAGCCATGCTgtggcggcgggggggggggtcttcgGGGCTGGAGCTTTTTTCTAAAACAAATCATAGTTTTAgcgattttcaggaattttaaatCTTTGGACTCCGCTTCTCGGTAATGTTTCGTTGATGAACTCTGCTTCCTATAAAGTATATATGTCTGGCTGCGCCCTTATTTCGCGGCAAATAACTGAATTTTCTATCGGCGACTCCTCTACGTGAGCGAGCTTTAGCTCTTTTACAGTACCAAAGTTTTTGGGTCATGATAGCCAAGTTTATTGGAGAACTTTGATTCGAGTAACTAACATTTGTATGAACCATGTCGAGTGTTGAGGCACGCATTCATTACCGAGGACATCTGTTAACTGAAGTTCAATTTCTATGACGAAACTGCGGTATTCCATATGAGCTGAAGTTCGATCCTTGCAACTACAGTGCTTTCTCCAAATACTGTCTACTTCGAACAGTATGGTCCAAATTGGAAGCCGAAAATCTGTTTGAACGTGAGAAATCTtgatcaacatttttaaaatttaatcacTTCGATATGTTATCCGTATTTGgcttccaagaaaaaaaagttgcaagaTTTAAATTCGAATACTTTAAAATCGCATGTAGATTGAGTAAACATGCTGTTTCCCACGCGCCCTCAGAGATCAGAAATTAtgcaagtttccaaattgttttagacggtaaaaataataaaatcagtCCGGATAAAGGAAAtgaagtcaaaatttttgttgaaattgtttATGCACTCATAACAAGATTTATTTATTCGTCCTTGAgctgaaaaatgtttcattatccctggtttttcacaattttcgctGCCTAGGTATTctatgataaaaagaaaaagtcaaATTTCAATGAGGAAGCATGCATTGTAGGGCTTTAAATCTTAACGCCTCATTGGCCCATTCATGCGTGTGTGCATACTGTTCATTCGAAGAGCCTTATGAGGTAACACTGCAAACAGCGTTCTCTGTTGGAAGGCAGCTAGGCTTCATTCCCCCAACAGATGGGTATTAAAGCCTATTCAGCGTCCAGCCCATGCATCCTTCAATTTGTCCAAACACTCATTATAACCGTTGAAACTTGGAGTGCAGAGAGCCAAACATTCGAGATTCTCTGAAGCGACACTTTTCACGCTTAGTCCTAATATTGATAAACGACCGGGCGTAAACATGGAAATACAAAGAGtggtaaattgaaaaaatatgtgcCCGATGACCTCTCGAACAGATTCCTCTGATTTGATGCGACTCCCGTCGGGAATTCGAATGGAGAAAAGCCTGGCTGATTGTATTCAAAAGCGGAATTATGTAAATATCGCGGGATATAAATTATTGAAGAAAGGGTCTACTTTATGTGGTCGCGCATCCACCCGACTACCCGAGGTTTTTTTCGTGCCCACCGCTAGGCGCAGGAGATGAATAATTATCCTCCTAAAGTAAATCTTGCGCATCAAACGCACGctgctgaaattttaatttgagttTAAGAAttccaactttttcaaaatctatccgcacactgaaaaaaaaaaaccctccggTCGTGGAAGATGTAcctacgggctatatagatataccgtccgcgttccgggctcagaggccggtagttccgggcgtagcacccggaacaatcgaagccacggctccagcacccgtgATTTTCGGCCtcgagcccggaacggacggtatgtctttatTGCCCGTAACTTTTTGATTCAGTTAATCGACTCATTatcattttttgcagttttaattatttagtggaggaataaaaattgaaatgtaggTTAGATTCTGTATTTAGGTGTATAAACCCActaaaattatgagaaaatgaCTATTAATAACATGGGTGAGGAAAATCGTAGCATGTATATGAATAAAGTCACTTTTGTCGAAGAGGTTATTCGCCAATACCGTGCCATCAAATAAAACCTTACTCGTTGGTGCTCTATCTCTAACCAGAAAAtcttcttggaaatttttacaaggttattttccagaaattttaactaaatttttaTGTGATTTACTCCACAGTTCAAACTTACAGAAAGCTCACTAAAGAGAGATCAATGATGTGGTGTTTCATAGGCACCCAAAGGAAAAATTCCTCCATGTCTTAGTAAATCAAatctttttaatgttttcattataaaattgaagaatgtGGCCACATTAATACTGCTCCTAAGTCGCTCACATTGTCTATTTTAGGATTGAATGCATTCTACTTAAAATGAGTGTAAAACTGTGTGGTGTTGGTAGCTAGTGGTCATTTGAAATGTTTTGGTTTTAAAGACGATTAACgaatattaaaaaatgtatcgcaataaaattttaatcctCAATTTGTTTCCACTTTCGAGGCACTCCACCAGCAGCCTCTTCCTCTATACCACAATTATTCTctccacgtaaaattttgaagagtccCTTGTCCCCCCAGTATGAATTCCAAGAATTCGCAATCAGCCAGTATGGTTTCCCGTTTTCTGTGCCCCATCCAATGGCTCTTACTGCATGGAGGCCACGACAATAGGTAGTTGTCCGTTCATATACTcctgaaaataagaagaaaagccATGATAAAACGTCATTTTTACTGATTTATGGCATGAAAAAGATATTTAAGCTGATATCATTAGACAGAAACCAACTGCGTGCAGACACACTTATATAAAATCATGCCTTCGTGTAAGGTAATCACTTGCGGTTGTCGTTTTTAAAGCAGGCCAAACAAATTCTTTCTTTTATActgaattttatttccatttcaactATTTTCGTGTAGAGGAAATGATCATCCACGAGATTTTTTCCCTCGCTATTTTTTTCcatgatgctgaaaaattgtGTAATAGTCTTGAAAAAACACGTTAAAATCCTCTTTATGACAAAGGAAGTTTACTTGACGTGATGAAATTTTTCCGGTCGCGATGGACTCGTTTCATATTTTCTCAATCCATGCGACAAAGACGATTTTTACGACTGGTCAGTATATTTTTTAGTGCATTTGTTAAAAAATCAATGGCTTTTATTTATTCCGAATTTCAAAAAACCACTCCTCGCAATATAAATATGAATATGAAGAGCCCTCTCTTCGACAAGAAAAGTGCcgataaatatatttaaatctATTCGAAAATATTTGCCCTGGACTAAAAACAAGTGGCTCGTCAGCATACCCGATTTGTAATGGAAGAAGTCGTCAAAAACCTGGAGTCTGAAAGTCACTGGTCCGTATGTCATGATATCCTTCTGAATCCTCTTCACATCCATTGATAGTTCATAGGCGGATTTAACTAATAGGAAGAGAAAAACACATATAATTAtcataaaaaaacataaatgttataattgaatgaaaagtcacactatttaatttatttccttatcatatttaatttcatttcctaTCAAAAGATTTGATTTGGATCGCTTGGATGATGTCCATTTCTGAGGTACTGTCACTCAGGCAGAGAATTAACACTCAGAGGAAAATAATAATCAGTTATATAGATTCGATTAGATTTAAAACGTATGGGACAAACTATATTGTTGCATACTgcacttgtaaaattttatcggcactacACACAATTATAtagacttaaaactttttttggcaaaaccgattacttacttatttacaattcacgatggccatttcgggtggtcaggccgcccatcttcaggtgactgcCTCATTGTTGAAAAGTTCGAAAATCCGGCGTGATAGCCGCGCCGGCGCAGTTATTATCGCGGCTCTCGTCCTCTCGATCAGCTAATTTCTTATCAGATGTTTTCCCTACATTCTTCTTGTATGAACTGAGTAAGATTGGCGGTGTTGTCAATGTCAAAAGACTGTGATGTGTTATAGACTGGTTAATGTACCTTTAGACAAAACAGCGTATAACAAGGAGCTAAATTCCATAATAAATATAGCGGAAAACAATGGATATCATAAGAAGGACATCCTAAAATTAGTCAGAAGAAAAgctaaattaaaaagagaaaaactccTATTTGGCGGGAAAAGAGCAAACGACTTAGCTTGGGTTTCAATCCCTTTCATTAATAACCTGtcagataaaataaaaaggtcCACCAAGAACAAAGTGATGATAACATACAGCAATCAAAGAAATCTGGGTAACCTACTCATCAACACAGGTGAAAAAATAGACCCACTTAAAAAAAGCGGAGTGTATAAgattactagccgttctgggcgcgcttcgcgcgcccgtcacgcctagccgggggccacgccccctggacccccggtcactcgctacgcgagtgacattcggctcgctccgcgagccgattttgtagtagttgcaaatttttaatcactatattttgaagatttcatagaaaacattatgaaattctcactccacaattaacttgtagaataataatggcagggcaagaaatagactatatcttaaaatggacggttctcACTTAGTacaaacagccaacaccacgagaaggtgaggaaccattgttagccacttttttttttttttttttttacttttctgaaaaaaatttactgaaattttagttgcgtgccctaaaaggaaacacggagaaaaaaattttgtgcatggaacccgaagctgagatcatatggatctctgaagttttcggatcacgcatccgaaaagttaaggtccatctgccgaagttcgggtcagacaattgaggtagttcggtatataccgaaggtttcaggtcacacatctgaagtactcggtgcataccgaagtgtttcagatttctgacccgaatttcggcagctggacctcaagttttaagagattcatatgatctcaacgtcgggtcccatgcacgaagtttttttctccgtgtgagtattaatataaatttcaacacagtcaaacacagtagagaaccaaggaaatcacagtagaacagagaaaaaataccgtcgaataaataaagaaaactattatcgaagaaattctaattatttggaaggtaattcgctggcgtaatcattgcgtagctgcgtaggagcatgagcgagatttatcatcaaatgaccgctggccggtaggtacctgggcgggcgagcgacaatacgtaaaagcggtggcatggttcgattgacagaggagtggggaacggtcagacgtaggggaaaggttcaggctgaaccgttcagcacagcgcagcgtcagtcaccgggtggggaagagagtcagggaggggacacttcccctcgagtgaaatagaaaaaggcagaatccttcgaagtttatattaatgatttgtGAATGTGGAAAAATTTACATAGGTCAAACGGGACGCACAGTACAAAAAAGATTTCAAGAacataaaaataatgcaaacaaTAATAGAAAAAATCATTCCTCAATATCAGACCACCTGAGAGACTCTAATTGCAACCCAGATAAGTGCAAGGTAAACCTAATTAGAGAGTGTAATaaaggcaaaaaattaaatgtactcGAACAATTAGAAATAGACCGTCATAAAAATAAAGAGCTCCTTAACACTCAATTAGAGAGCTATGTGACGACATTGACAACACCGCCAATCTTACTCAGTTCATACAAGAAGAATGTAGGGAAAACATCTGATAAGAAATTAGCTGATCGAGAGGACGAGAGCCGCGATAATAACTGCGCCGGCGCGGCTATCACGCCGGATTTTCGAACTTTTCAACAATGAGgcagtcacctgaagatgggcggcctgaccacccgaaatggccatcgtgaatagtaaataagtaagtaatcggttttgccaaaaaaagttttaagtctaTATAATTGTATGGGACAAAGCCAAATTATTGGGTCATCTTGGAAATTGTCTATGGAAACTCTAAGGAGTTTAATTAGTCATTATTAGTGTAGTAATTTTTTGGTTCTCGAGTTGTTGTACTGTATATTTGTGTGTCGTTCTctatactttttttatttttttcatttcgtaaTCGATTGGAACGGAGTTTTTTTTGTATGGATCACAACCCTGTCTCGCAAGCGTCCTCGATGGACAAAGGTCATATAATGAGAATCCAAATCAGGAGTTTTGCTAAATTCTCCGCAAGTTATTCTTTTTCGTGGCGACATCATCACGCTTGATTTTTCGTAAGAGCTTTTCACCGAATTCGGTTAAAGTGCGGCATTATCATCTTCATACGTTTCCGAACACTAAGTTCATGATTAAAGTTCAAACATGGCACTTACATCTGTGTTTATCTTTTCTGAAAGATTTGCCGTACTGGTGGTTACTGCACTTTTTTTGGCACGTAGGTTGTTCCTCAGGAAGAGTCTCACAGCGGGGATATGGGTTGGATTCTTCCTCGCTATGATGCATGCATGGCTGTATTGAGTAAGGTTGGCAGCCTTGGGATGAATTAAAGTGTCCTCCTGTCACAACCCCTTTCTTCAAGAAATCCCAGGCCATAGTCGTGAATCTGTTCAGAAATAAATCAATGAGTTTTCATGCATCAATATTGGTTGTTAAAGTTTGATTTGAACAACACcatatttaattttagttttgaggtataaccaaggtgatgtaatgatcgtttttattaatttacttaggaCCTTTCAGCATTTCGCCATCTTCAGAGTAGTCATTAATACATAAATATATCACAGTTATTACACTTTCGTCCTAAACTTAATAACACACATCAAGGCACATTATACAAATAGTCTTAATTCATTGAATTCAGTGAATTAAGACTATTTGTATAATGTGCCTTGATGTGTGTTATTAAGTTTAGGACGAAAGTGTAATAACTGTGATATATTTATGTATTAATGACTGTACTCTGAAGATGGCGAAATGCTGAAAGGtcctaagtaaattaataaaaacgatcattacatcaccttggttatacctcaaaactaaaaaaaaaaaaaaaatattggttgtCACTCAGGAAAATGTATTTGTATGTATAGGTATgcatgtcgaaggcaaatagtagaatcaggcattttgtcaaatgcctaggcaaatagtcaaatactagggggctgCGCGGCCCAATCCCCTGAACTTACAAAAACTCAGATCAAGAACACTCAGTTACAAGAACCTAGTGATTCTGACTTACAAAAACATTTCAGATTCCTCTCCTAGTTacagataaaaaattcattacgcCTGAAAGAATGAATGCTCTGTAAAAATGTGCATCTTACCAAAgtattttgaatgatttttagctcctgaacgaaCAATTATCCTGAAATCTTCAGCATGCCATAAAATACAgaagttttaaagttttaacacTAAAATATGTGGAAAGCATTTGTagacgaagaaaaaagaagaggttATAGATTTGATGAGTCGTGTTTCCCAAAATATTAAAACTTCTTGAgttcataaatttacaaaatttcgtaatccgtcaaaatttgaccatttgcctaggcatttgatgaaatgcctgatttgattaATCGCCTGTGACATAAACATGCAGACAGGAGAATATCCATCAAAGCGCCTACAATTTTACCCGTGTATGCCTAGATTTTAATCTAATCCTTTAAGTTTTCAAAGCGGGGGGCTAGAtcttctctccattttttttattgttctttttactttctcgctcccctagttcATACGAGTAAATGTCCTCGACGCagaaataatttaatgaaaaaatgagtttgTGTTGCACGTTACCCTCCATGGCACCCTAGACCGCAGTCTTCACAGCAAAACGCTGTATACTGAGCAGAAAgcaatctttgaaattttcccttGGAGCTTATGCACAGACGATCTGAAGCCGCTGACATGGAGGACACGGCCTGTAAGTAAAGCACGAGTTTGACAGACAActataaatttgaagaatacaTTTTTGGAGGGACGAAATCAACAAGATGCTAGGTCAAAATTTCCCTTTACTACACACATATTAACttactagctgctccgggcgccctacgggcgccctccacagctagcaatggtggtgcagtagcttatttggaatcggagcgattagttgaatctatttaataatgatgatgattctgcggcagaagatcaaggaatttaactgcctctctgcgttacagggtggagactgccattctaccgaaaaatgttataaaaagctcgcattattaatttttcttttttttgtgttactgtttaaatttttttttatttttattttttgataattttctaatgactatgaggcttttgggatttataaaagatcgaagcacctctttgtgcacgatgttttttgtacggttgcctttgggaagaatttggacttcaaaatttttgtacgatgtagctcgtgagagtgcaacatatagtttaccatggccaaaaactgtttggggtaaataaatgccgactcgcttcagtgtttgacccttagctttgatgatggtcatgcagaacgcaatgcgaattggaaattgtcgcctcttaaaagagaaagggagagaggagtctgcaggtgacaaatcaattcttggcagtgaaattctttcaccggccttctcgccggaaatgacctgcaaatcaagacaattttcataacgtttccagacgatcaatcgggtaccattcgataaacctttagaaacgttgaggtttcttaaaagcatgacaaaaaccccctccaaaagtgtgagtttatgcggtggtaagccactaagattaagactgtccaagaattcgaggggaaaattgagagcctctccctcttcctctacaatgagcctgttaacactgaagtacgttttagagacacctgaaagaacttcaacaaccttgtcgttaatttcattgcaatgcttatttttaggggccagaattgcgcagtttgtgaaatctacgttcgaacatgaggaagctatcttttccataaatttcagtaataatatcagtttcagtaatactgcttgtcggtaaatcaatgaattccggcatggccttttttagcagaaaggtaaacaccatcacctatttcgagttaaaattttgcaaactccgcttcgtcttgcaaagttctcatattttgagtaagttttctgattttgaaaagaggtcaaagtggtgagaatttgattgcattttgcaccaatgtttggcgagaagcatgcggaacaacgggtaaaacctgtctaaaatcaccaccctagacgacaatttttcctcgaaaagggatatcattacccattctctaaataagaagtcggtcgatgcatgccagagcatgcgtgataaccatgggagcttcgccccaaaaaatgatcgttgttttccgaatagtctcagcctctctt is part of the Bemisia tabaci chromosome 1, PGI_BMITA_v3 genome and encodes:
- the LOC140223727 gene encoding cathepsin B-like, whose amino-acid sequence is MKRDKKMTIKTRVAIFSFYNLLIAALAFAEKDTSFLSDESIDRINSVQNSWKAGRNYDRGSEDRVIRLLGELDSKNLDEADKLPLKTEDPAWPLDKDIPETFDARKKWGKICPQISEIYDQGYCGSCWAVSSMSAASDRLCISSKGKFQRLLSAQYTAFCCEDCGLGCHGGFTTMAWDFLKKGVVTGGHFNSSQGCQPYSIQPCMHHSEEESNPYPRCETLPEEQPTCQKKCSNHQYGKSFRKDKHRFKSAYELSMDVKRIQKDIMTYGPVTFRLQVFDDFFHYKSGVYERTTTYCRGLHAVRAIGWGTENGKPYWLIANSWNSYWGDKGLFKILRGENNCGIEEEAAGGVPRKWKQIED